In Piliocolobus tephrosceles isolate RC106 chromosome 5, ASM277652v3, whole genome shotgun sequence, a single genomic region encodes these proteins:
- the LOC111547268 gene encoding 60S ribosomal protein L30-like, whose amino-acid sequence MAQGNSPRRASVGHSGKLLVWAILTKEMKKSLESINSRLQLMQSGKYMLGYKQTLKMIRQGTTKLAILANNCPALRKPEIEYYAMLAKIGVHHYSGNNIELGTACGKYYRVCTLALTGPGDSAIVRSMPEQTGGE is encoded by the exons ATGGCTCAGGGGAATTCACCACGCAGAGCTTCTGTGGGTCATTCTGGCAAG CTCTTGGTTTGGGCCATCCTGACCAAGGAGATGAAAAAGTCGCTGGAGTCAATTAATTCTCGGCTCCAACTCATGCAAAGTGGAAAGTACATGCTGGGGTACAAGCAGACTCTAAAGATGATCAGACAAGGCACAACAAAACTGGCCATCCTTGCTAACAACTGCCCAGCTTTGAGGAAACCGGAAATAGAGTACTATGCAATGTTGGCCAAAATTGGTGTCCATCACTACAGTGGCAATAATATTGAACTGGGCACAGCATGTGGAAAATACTACAGAGTATGCACACTGGCGCTCACTGGTCCAGGTGATTCTGCTATCGTTAGAAGCATGCCAGAACAGACTGGTGGAGAGTAA